A single Natranaerobius thermophilus JW/NM-WN-LF DNA region contains:
- the fusA gene encoding elongation factor G, whose product MTRKFPLEQTRNIGIMAHIDAGKTTTTERILFYTGRVHKLGETHDGASTMDFMDQEQERGITITSAATTCQWRDTRVNIIDTPGHVDFTVEVERSLRVLDGAIGVFCAKGGVEPQSETVWHQADRYHVPRIAYINKMDIMGADFYNVVDMMNERLQANPVPIQLPIGKEDDFQGIVDLIKNTAVIYKDDLGTEWEEVEIPEDMQELAEEYRDKMLEMAAEYDEELMMKYLEGEEITSEEIRLALREGCLKTELTPVLCGSSYKNKGVQMLLNAVIDYLPAPTDVPPIEGVVPGKEDEEEKEQRVSSDDEPFSALAFKIVTDPYVGKLCFFRVYSGKIEAGSYVYNPVKGKKERVGRILQMHANHREERNVVYTGDIAAAVGLKNTSTGETLCSPEKPIVLESMQFPEPVISVAIEPKTRADQEKMATSLQKLSEEDPTFQTHTDDETGQTIIKGMGELHLEVIVDRLLREFKVEANVGKPQVAYKETIKAPTKSEGKFIRQSGGRGQYGHVLIEMEPLERGAGYEFEDKIVGGVIPKEYIPAVDNGIQEAMQNGVLAGYPMVDVKITLYDGSYHEVDSNESAFKIAGSMAFKDGSKKASPVILEPIMKVEIVVPEEYMGDVMGDVNSRRGRIEGMEERSGSRLIRSYVPLAEMFGYATQLRSTTQGRGTYTMEFSHYDEVPDSIAKELMDV is encoded by the coding sequence ATGACAAGGAAATTTCCTTTAGAACAAACAAGAAATATTGGTATCATGGCCCATATTGATGCAGGAAAAACTACTACTACTGAAAGAATTTTGTTCTATACAGGACGTGTTCATAAACTGGGAGAAACGCATGACGGTGCTTCTACTATGGACTTTATGGATCAGGAACAGGAGCGCGGTATTACTATCACATCTGCAGCTACGACCTGTCAATGGAGAGATACTAGGGTTAACATCATTGACACGCCAGGGCACGTGGATTTCACCGTTGAGGTGGAGCGCTCCCTGCGAGTCTTAGACGGTGCTATTGGTGTTTTTTGTGCCAAAGGAGGGGTTGAACCTCAGTCAGAAACAGTTTGGCACCAGGCTGATAGGTACCATGTACCAAGAATTGCCTATATAAACAAAATGGATATTATGGGAGCGGACTTTTATAATGTAGTCGATATGATGAATGAGCGTCTACAGGCTAATCCAGTCCCTATTCAACTCCCTATAGGTAAAGAGGATGACTTTCAGGGAATCGTTGACTTGATTAAAAATACAGCAGTTATTTACAAAGATGATTTAGGAACAGAGTGGGAAGAAGTCGAAATACCAGAAGACATGCAAGAGCTAGCTGAAGAATACCGTGACAAAATGTTAGAAATGGCCGCTGAATACGATGAAGAATTAATGATGAAATACCTGGAAGGTGAAGAAATCACTTCTGAGGAAATCAGGCTAGCCCTTAGAGAGGGTTGTCTAAAAACCGAACTGACACCGGTATTGTGTGGTTCTTCTTATAAAAACAAAGGGGTGCAAATGCTACTAAATGCAGTTATCGATTACTTGCCTGCACCAACCGATGTTCCACCAATAGAAGGTGTAGTACCGGGTAAAGAAGACGAAGAAGAAAAAGAACAGCGAGTCAGCAGTGATGACGAACCATTTAGCGCACTGGCCTTCAAAATAGTCACTGACCCGTATGTAGGAAAACTGTGCTTTTTTAGAGTTTATTCAGGAAAGATCGAAGCCGGATCTTATGTATATAATCCGGTAAAAGGTAAGAAAGAACGTGTTGGAAGAATACTACAAATGCATGCTAATCACAGAGAGGAACGAAATGTAGTCTATACAGGAGATATTGCAGCAGCAGTTGGCTTGAAAAACACATCTACTGGTGAAACTCTATGTTCACCTGAAAAGCCGATTGTCCTAGAATCCATGCAGTTCCCAGAACCTGTAATATCAGTCGCAATTGAACCTAAAACAAGAGCAGATCAAGAAAAAATGGCTACATCATTGCAAAAACTCTCGGAAGAAGACCCGACTTTCCAAACTCATACTGATGATGAAACAGGTCAGACAATTATCAAAGGTATGGGAGAACTACACCTGGAAGTTATAGTAGATAGATTACTGAGAGAGTTTAAAGTTGAAGCAAATGTTGGTAAACCACAAGTTGCTTATAAAGAAACTATTAAAGCACCAACTAAATCCGAAGGTAAATTTATCCGCCAGTCAGGTGGCCGAGGACAATACGGACATGTACTCATTGAAATGGAACCTCTTGAAAGAGGTGCTGGATATGAATTTGAAGATAAAATTGTTGGAGGAGTAATCCCTAAGGAATATATTCCAGCCGTTGATAATGGAATCCAAGAAGCAATGCAGAATGGTGTCTTAGCAGGTTATCCTATGGTGGATGTTAAAATAACCTTGTATGATGGCTCTTACCACGAAGTTGACTCCAATGAGTCCGCTTTTAAAATCGCAGGTTCTATGGCGTTTAAAGATGGTTCCAAAAAAGCTAGCCCTGTTATTCTAGAACCGATAATGAAAGTTGAAATAGTTGTACCGGAAGAATATATGGGTGATGTTATGGGAGACGTTAACTCCAGAAGAGGCCGCATTGAAGGAATGGAAGAGCGGTCCGGTTCTAGATTAATCAGATCTTATGTACCTCTTGCTGAAATGTTTGGTTATGCAACACAATTACGTTCAACTACACAGGGTAGAGGTACTTACACTATGGAGTTCTCCCACTATGATGAAGTACCTGACAGTATCGCAAAAGAGCTTATGGATGTCTAA
- the tuf gene encoding elongation factor Tu — translation MAKEKFERTKPHVNIGTIGHVDHGKTTLTAAMTTCLSTAGGAEKMEYDSIDRAPEEKERGITISTAHVEYESDNRHYAHVDCPGHADYVKNMITGAAQMDGSIMVVSAADGPMPQTREHILLSRQVGVPHIVVFLNKADMVDDEELLELVEMEVRDLLNEYDFPGDDTPVVTGSALKAIECGCGDRECENCGPIWELVDAIDDYIPTPDRDVDKPFLMPVEDVFSITGRGTVATGRVERGNINVQDEVEIVGMADRPKKTVVTGVEMFRKSMDYGEAGDNIGALLRGVDREEIERGQVLAKPGSINPHTKFKAEVYVLKKEEGGRHTPFFQGYRPQFYFRTTDVTGVIELPEGVEMVMPGDNVQMEINLITPIAIEEGLRFAIREGGKTVGAGVVTGIIE, via the coding sequence ATGGCAAAGGAGAAGTTTGAGAGGACGAAACCGCATGTCAACATAGGTACGATAGGTCACGTAGACCACGGGAAGACAACGTTGACAGCAGCGATGACTACTTGCTTATCCACAGCAGGTGGTGCAGAAAAGATGGAATACGACAGTATTGATCGAGCGCCTGAAGAGAAAGAGAGAGGTATTACGATCAGTACAGCTCACGTAGAATATGAATCAGATAATCGTCACTATGCTCACGTAGACTGTCCAGGACACGCAGACTATGTAAAGAACATGATCACCGGAGCAGCTCAGATGGACGGTTCAATCATGGTAGTAAGTGCAGCAGATGGTCCAATGCCACAGACGAGAGAGCACATTTTGTTGAGTCGTCAGGTAGGGGTTCCTCATATAGTAGTATTTTTAAACAAAGCAGATATGGTAGATGACGAAGAGCTACTAGAGCTAGTAGAGATGGAAGTAAGAGACTTGTTGAACGAATATGACTTCCCAGGAGACGACACACCTGTAGTAACAGGTTCAGCTTTAAAAGCAATAGAGTGTGGTTGTGGAGACAGAGAGTGTGAAAACTGTGGACCGATTTGGGAACTAGTAGATGCCATTGATGACTACATTCCAACCCCAGATCGTGATGTAGATAAGCCATTCTTGATGCCAGTAGAGGACGTATTCAGCATAACAGGTAGAGGTACAGTAGCGACAGGAAGAGTAGAGCGAGGAAATATCAATGTACAAGACGAAGTAGAAATTGTAGGTATGGCAGATCGTCCTAAGAAGACAGTAGTCACAGGGGTAGAGATGTTCAGAAAGTCAATGGACTATGGTGAAGCAGGAGACAACATTGGAGCCTTGCTACGAGGAGTTGACCGAGAAGAGATCGAAAGAGGTCAAGTTCTAGCCAAGCCAGGCAGCATCAATCCTCATACCAAGTTTAAAGCAGAGGTATATGTACTGAAGAAAGAAGAGGGAGGTCGTCATACTCCATTCTTCCAAGGATACAGACCTCAGTTCTACTTCAGAACAACAGACGTAACCGGGGTTATTGAGTTACCAGAAGGAGTAGAGATGGTAATGCCTGGTGACAACGTACAGATGGAAATCAACTTGATTACGCCTATAGCTATAGAAGAAGGATTGAGATTCGCTATTCGTGAAGGTGGCAAAACAGTAGGTGCTGGTGTTGTTACTGGCATCATTGAGTAA
- the rpsJ gene encoding 30S ribosomal protein S10, whose product MANKQKIRIRLKAFDHMILDQSAEKIVETAKRTGANVSGPVPLPTDKNVYTVIRAPHKFKDSREQFEMRTHKRLIDILDPTSKTVDSLMRLDLPSGVDIEIKL is encoded by the coding sequence ATGGCCAATAAGCAAAAAATTCGTATCCGTCTCAAAGCTTTTGATCATATGATTTTAGATCAGTCGGCGGAAAAAATTGTAGAAACGGCTAAAAGAACTGGCGCAAATGTTAGTGGCCCGGTGCCGTTGCCTACTGATAAAAATGTCTATACTGTTATTAGGGCCCCGCATAAATTTAAAGATTCGCGCGAACAATTTGAAATGCGTACTCACAAGCGTTTAATAGACATTCTAGACCCAACATCAAAAACAGTAGACTCTTTAATGAGATTAGACTTACCGTCGGGTGTAGATATTGAAATCAAGCTGTAA
- the rplC gene encoding 50S ribosomal protein L3, producing MKKAILGKKVGMTQIFSEEGEVMPVTVVKAGPCSVVQKKVEDTDGYNAVQIGFEDKKENKTKKPEKGHFEKAGVNPKKHLTEFELESMENLEVGQELTVEQFEVGDQIDVTGTSKSKGFQGTIKRFKHSTGPKTHGSRFYRAPGSLGSMDISRVFKGQTLPGRMGGNTVTVQRLEVVDVDKENNLLLVKGAVPGPKKGLLKIVDSVKAKS from the coding sequence ATGAAAAAGGCTATCTTAGGCAAAAAAGTTGGTATGACTCAGATTTTCTCCGAGGAAGGAGAAGTTATGCCCGTAACTGTAGTGAAAGCCGGTCCTTGTTCGGTGGTTCAAAAGAAAGTTGAAGATACCGACGGCTATAATGCAGTACAAATTGGGTTTGAAGATAAAAAGGAAAATAAAACTAAGAAACCCGAAAAGGGACATTTTGAAAAAGCAGGAGTTAACCCTAAAAAACACTTAACAGAATTTGAGTTAGAAAGCATGGAAAACCTGGAAGTAGGTCAAGAGCTCACGGTTGAACAGTTTGAAGTTGGTGACCAAATAGATGTAACTGGAACCTCAAAAAGTAAAGGGTTCCAGGGTACAATTAAACGGTTCAAACACTCAACAGGACCTAAAACACACGGTTCAAGATTCTACAGAGCTCCTGGATCTCTGGGGTCAATGGATATTTCAAGAGTATTTAAAGGCCAAACCTTACCAGGACGTATGGGTGGAAATACAGTTACTGTTCAACGACTTGAAGTAGTTGATGTAGACAAGGAAAACAATCTGCTTTTAGTTAAGGGAGCCGTCCCCGGACCTAAGAAAGGGCTTTTAAAGATTGTTGATTCAGTAAAAGCCAAGTCGTAA
- the rplD gene encoding 50S ribosomal protein L4 produces the protein MPKVALYNNEGSQVGEITLDDSIFATDINETLMHEAVNMHLASKRRGTASAKTRSEVRGGGRKPWRQKGTGRARHGSIRSPIWVGGGISFAPKPRDYSYKMPKKAKRKAIKSALTTKLNNGEIVILEELTMEAPKTKKIIEMLENLSINHKAMIVTGASDLNVYRSTRNIPGVSSALANNLNVYDVLNHDYLVLTKDAVSVIEEVFC, from the coding sequence ATGCCTAAAGTGGCGTTATACAATAATGAAGGTAGCCAGGTAGGAGAAATCACTTTAGATGACTCAATTTTTGCCACAGATATCAACGAAACATTGATGCATGAGGCAGTCAATATGCACCTGGCTTCTAAGCGCAGGGGAACTGCTTCGGCAAAAACAAGAAGCGAAGTCAGAGGTGGGGGCAGAAAACCCTGGCGACAAAAAGGTACAGGTAGAGCAAGGCATGGAAGTATTAGGTCTCCAATTTGGGTTGGTGGAGGTATTTCCTTTGCACCTAAGCCTAGAGACTATTCATATAAAATGCCTAAAAAGGCTAAAAGAAAAGCTATCAAATCAGCTTTGACAACAAAGTTAAATAACGGCGAAATTGTGATTTTAGAAGAGTTGACAATGGAAGCACCTAAAACTAAAAAGATTATTGAAATGCTAGAAAACCTTAGCATTAACCACAAAGCTATGATAGTAACAGGTGCTTCAGACTTGAATGTGTATCGCTCAACAAGAAATATTCCGGGTGTCAGCTCAGCCTTGGCTAATAACCTAAATGTGTATGATGTTTTAAATCACGACTATCTTGTATTGACTAAAGACGCTGTATCTGTTATAGAGGAGGTGTTCTGCTAA
- the rplW gene encoding 50S ribosomal protein L23 produces MDPRDVIIKPWITEQSTDQMEENKYTFVVAKDANKTQIKDAVQKLFGVKVKQVNTMNMKGKPKRLGIYQGKTPSWKKAIITLTDDSKAIDLFE; encoded by the coding sequence ATGGACCCTCGGGATGTAATTATTAAACCGTGGATCACAGAACAGTCCACAGACCAAATGGAAGAGAACAAATATACTTTTGTTGTAGCTAAAGATGCTAACAAAACGCAGATAAAAGATGCTGTTCAAAAGTTATTCGGTGTTAAAGTTAAACAGGTTAATACCATGAACATGAAAGGTAAACCTAAGAGACTCGGCATTTACCAGGGTAAAACACCAAGCTGGAAAAAAGCCATTATTACTTTAACTGACGATTCCAAAGCTATTGATTTATTTGAATAA
- the rplB gene encoding 50S ribosomal protein L2 → MSIKKFKPTSPGKRYMTVASKEEITREEPEKSLLAPLKNKSGRNNQGRISTRRQGGRHKRKYRIIDWKRDKDGVPAKVASIEYDPNRTAYIALLNYVDGEKRYILAPLGIKPGDKIESGSKAEIRPGNALPIRNIPVGTIVHNVELKPEKGGQLARSAGTYCQIVAKEGKYAHVKLPSEEVRMIHLDCRATVGQVGNVEHENIDLGKAGRARWQGKRPSVRGVAMNAVDHPHGGGEGKAFVGRKTQYTPWGQKSAGYKTRRKAKKSDKYIVKKRNQ, encoded by the coding sequence GTGTCTATAAAAAAGTTTAAACCTACTTCTCCTGGAAAACGTTATATGACGGTTGCTAGCAAGGAGGAAATAACACGCGAAGAGCCTGAAAAGTCTCTACTGGCACCATTAAAAAACAAATCAGGACGTAATAATCAAGGTCGTATTTCTACAAGACGCCAGGGTGGTAGACATAAAAGAAAATATCGTATTATCGATTGGAAAAGAGATAAAGATGGTGTGCCTGCCAAGGTGGCATCAATTGAATACGATCCAAACAGAACTGCATATATAGCTTTATTAAACTATGTCGATGGAGAAAAGAGATATATCCTTGCACCACTTGGTATCAAACCAGGAGACAAAATTGAAAGCGGTTCTAAAGCTGAAATAAGACCAGGAAATGCTTTACCTATTAGAAATATTCCAGTTGGTACAATAGTACACAATGTAGAGCTTAAACCTGAAAAAGGTGGACAACTTGCAAGATCTGCGGGTACTTACTGTCAGATCGTAGCTAAAGAAGGCAAATATGCTCACGTCAAACTACCTTCCGAAGAAGTGAGAATGATTCACTTAGATTGCCGTGCTACCGTAGGACAGGTGGGCAATGTTGAACATGAGAATATAGACTTGGGCAAAGCTGGTAGAGCACGTTGGCAAGGAAAAAGACCTTCTGTTAGAGGAGTTGCCATGAACGCGGTGGATCACCCCCATGGTGGTGGTGAAGGTAAAGCCTTTGTTGGTAGAAAAACTCAATATACTCCTTGGGGCCAAAAATCAGCTGGATATAAAACCAGGCGAAAAGCCAAGAAATCAGATAAATATATAGTGAAAAAAAGAAATCAGTAA
- the rpsS gene encoding 30S ribosomal protein S19, which yields MPRSIKKGPFVDDHLLKKVKEMNKSNKKQVIKTWSRRSTILPDMIGHTIAVHDGRKHVPVFITEDMVGHKLGEFAPTRTFRGHGDHTERSTSLK from the coding sequence GTGCCTAGATCAATTAAAAAAGGGCCTTTTGTGGACGATCACTTGCTTAAAAAAGTTAAAGAGATGAATAAAAGTAATAAAAAACAAGTTATCAAGACCTGGTCCAGAAGATCAACTATCTTGCCAGATATGATTGGCCATACCATTGCTGTACACGATGGTAGAAAACACGTGCCAGTTTTTATTACAGAGGATATGGTTGGCCATAAATTAGGTGAATTCGCTCCAACTAGGACTTTCAGAGGTCACGGAGATCATACGGAGCGTTCTACCTCGTTGAAGTAA
- the rplV gene encoding 50S ribosomal protein L22, whose translation MEAKATARYVRISPRKAREVIDMIRGKNIEEALGILQLTPKGATKPIEKVVKSAQANAENNFEMNPDSLYISECYVDEGPTLKRFRPRAMGRATPINKKTSHLTVVVKEQKEG comes from the coding sequence ATGGAAGCTAAAGCAACCGCCAGGTATGTGAGAATATCCCCCCGCAAGGCCCGTGAAGTTATAGATATGATCAGGGGGAAAAATATAGAAGAAGCATTAGGGATTTTACAGTTGACGCCGAAAGGCGCTACTAAACCTATTGAGAAAGTAGTTAAATCAGCTCAAGCAAATGCAGAAAACAACTTTGAAATGAATCCTGACAGCTTGTATATTTCGGAATGTTACGTTGATGAGGGACCTACCTTAAAAAGGTTTCGTCCAAGAGCTATGGGGAGAGCTACTCCTATAAATAAAAAAACGAGTCATTTGACTGTAGTTGTAAAAGAACAAAAGGAGGGATAA